The following coding sequences lie in one Lentilactobacillus sp. SPB1-3 genomic window:
- a CDS encoding TMEM175 family protein: MDRFQAFSDGIFAILITILVLEFSIPDYQSGHLVEALINQWPLLLSYSFSYFYVGTLWLFHHDYFGMLDHIDRNVNLLNLLMLFSITLLDYPMSLVAHTLSTNNQPDLQTALIVYDIVALLISATFWIMYVYIHHHQELKNHRLSNTFYEKIKADPMRSIIIYFIAIGATFFSSLAGAILLGTGIIFHFFAYLRMSSLMKNEF; the protein is encoded by the coding sequence ATGGATCGTTTTCAGGCATTTAGTGATGGGATTTTTGCCATTCTGATCACTATTTTAGTATTGGAATTCAGTATTCCAGACTATCAGTCAGGTCATCTAGTTGAAGCACTGATCAATCAATGGCCACTTTTACTTTCATATAGTTTTTCTTACTTTTATGTCGGCACTTTGTGGTTATTTCACCACGACTACTTCGGCATGCTAGATCACATTGATCGAAATGTTAATCTATTGAATTTATTGATGCTTTTCAGCATTACACTATTGGACTACCCTATGTCCTTAGTTGCTCATACGTTAAGCACTAATAATCAACCTGATTTACAAACCGCACTGATTGTCTATGATATCGTTGCGTTGCTTATCTCGGCTACTTTTTGGATTATGTACGTGTATATTCACCATCATCAAGAACTTAAAAATCACCGTCTAAGCAACACATTTTATGAAAAAATAAAAGCCGACCCAATGCGTAGTATCATCATTTACTTTATCGCAATTGGTGCGACTTTCTTCTCTAGTCTTGCTGGTGCGATTTTACTAGGAACTGGAATCATTTTTCATTTCTTCGCCTACCTAAGAATGAGTAGTTTAATGAAAAACGAATTCTAA
- a CDS encoding MarR family winged helix-turn-helix transcriptional regulator has translation MEENSLAELQKAISIIRSESVNGRGAQEQKWLQSHLEKPKLRSAVTQLSIVSLHILSGLQEHELTGIELAEQLNVTRGGITRAAKKLAEAGLIKISRKPDDKKKIYYSLTEDGAKIASVHDEMHRTLNKRMTQKIISKYSDSELKNATKLISDLAEFEREFY, from the coding sequence ATGGAAGAGAATTCACTTGCAGAACTGCAAAAGGCAATTAGTATAATTCGCTCGGAAAGCGTTAATGGCCGAGGAGCTCAAGAGCAAAAGTGGCTACAGAGCCATTTGGAAAAACCTAAGTTGCGGTCGGCAGTGACTCAACTATCAATCGTTTCACTTCATATCCTATCAGGTTTGCAGGAACATGAGTTAACTGGAATTGAACTAGCTGAGCAGTTGAATGTTACAAGAGGTGGGATAACCAGAGCCGCAAAAAAATTAGCTGAAGCGGGTCTAATTAAAATTAGTAGGAAGCCAGACGACAAGAAAAAAATATATTATTCGTTGACCGAGGATGGAGCAAAAATTGCCAGTGTTCATGATGAGATGCACCGAACGTTAAACAAACGTATGACGCAAAAGATCATTTCAAAATATAGTGACAGTGAATTAAAAAATGCTACTAAGCTGATCAGTGATCTAGCTGAGTTCGAACGAGAATTTTATTAG
- a CDS encoding FMN-dependent NADH-azoreductase, which translates to MTKLLVIQAHPHIDNSLSLAVGDKFVESYRESHPHDEVIVRDLFDGPVPPLNDQTMEAWRKQKFGESLSEEETALLQQHADWLDEFISADKYVFINPMYNHFLPAEMKQYLDITAVAHKTFMYTAKGPVGLLNDKKAIHIQAAGNFYHNMDVNSQMALMDLGDVYLTQTMKFYGINGVDKLFIEGADAKPEQRQNILKAALSQAVVMAETF; encoded by the coding sequence ATGACAAAATTATTAGTTATTCAAGCACATCCACACATCGACAACAGTCTTTCTCTTGCGGTTGGTGACAAATTCGTCGAATCGTACAGAGAAAGTCATCCTCATGATGAAGTAATTGTTCGCGATTTATTTGACGGTCCTGTTCCACCATTGAACGATCAAACTATGGAAGCTTGGCGAAAACAAAAGTTTGGTGAATCATTAAGCGAAGAAGAGACCGCCTTATTGCAGCAACACGCAGACTGGCTTGATGAGTTCATCAGCGCAGACAAGTACGTATTCATTAACCCGATGTACAATCACTTCTTGCCAGCTGAAATGAAACAATATTTGGATATCACAGCTGTAGCTCATAAGACATTTATGTACACAGCTAAGGGCCCAGTAGGATTATTAAATGATAAAAAAGCGATTCACATTCAAGCAGCCGGTAATTTTTATCATAATATGGATGTCAATAGTCAAATGGCATTGATGGATTTGGGAGATGTTTATTTAACTCAGACAATGAAATTCTATGGTATTAATGGCGTTGATAAATTATTTATTGAAGGCGCAGATGCCAAACCAGAACAAAGACAAAACATCTTAAAGGCTGCACTCTCTCAAGCTGTTGTGATGGCCGAAACATTTTAA
- a CDS encoding nuclear transport factor 2 family protein, translating to MTDKEKVQQVINDYATYADTRQTQKQFELFASDGSMTVYYPWNDPDKPDLVDTPEKLMATFEALKQYEHTFHMIGQSSVTVDGDTAEAYVYTIAHHVTANEDGTKSLMVAYLRYNDKFGKQADGTWLFTNRELHADFIENRPLN from the coding sequence ATGACAGATAAAGAAAAAGTTCAACAAGTTATTAACGACTACGCTACTTACGCTGACACAAGACAAACACAGAAACAATTTGAATTATTCGCATCTGATGGTTCGATGACAGTCTATTATCCATGGAATGATCCAGACAAGCCGGACTTAGTTGACACGCCGGAAAAATTGATGGCAACTTTTGAAGCATTAAAACAATATGAGCACACATTTCATATGATCGGTCAGTCTTCTGTTACAGTTGACGGAGATACCGCTGAAGCTTATGTCTACACAATTGCCCATCATGTAACCGCAAATGAAGATGGTACCAAATCATTAATGGTTGCTTACTTGCGCTACAATGACAAGTTTGGCAAGCAAGCCGATGGTACTTGGTTGTTTACCAATCGAGAACTTCATGCTGATTTCATTGAAAATCGCCCATTGAATTAA